The following are encoded together in the Cicer arietinum cultivar CDC Frontier isolate Library 1 chromosome 2, Cicar.CDCFrontier_v2.0, whole genome shotgun sequence genome:
- the LOC101503804 gene encoding protein transport protein Sec61 subunit gamma isoform X2 — protein sequence MDAIDSVFDPLREFAKDSVRLVKRCHKPDRKEFSKVAVRTAIGFVVMGFVGFFVKLIFIPINNIIVGSG from the exons ATGGACGCCATTGATTCCGTCTTCGATCCACTCAGAGAATTCGCTAAGGACAGCGTTAGGCTCGTCAAGCGTTGCCACAAACCCGATCGCAAAG AATTCTCTAAGGTTGCTGTGCGTACCGCAATCGGTTTCGTTGTGATGGGATTCGTTGGCTTTTTCGTCAAACTCATCTTCATTCCAATTAACAACATCAT